The Desulfurococcaceae archaeon DNA window ATCTCGGAGGGTAACCCACCACACTCTAAGCCAGACATGTTTTTGCGCATCACCGAGCTCTACCTAATAGTTTACGCGTCAAGACTTAAAAACCTACCTTCCACATGTTAGACCAGGATATAGTGTACTTGGTGATTACCATGGTCAAATACAAGTGCGGTAGGTGTGGTTACGTGTTTGACCTCGAGGAGATGGTTAGAACGTATGGTAGACAGGTGAGGTGCCCTAAGTGCACTTACGAAATCGTATACAAGGTTGCTCGAACGTACAGAATCGTGAAGGCTATTTGATTCTCGAGACCTCTCTCCCTTTTAAATAGAGCCCGGAGGCCTCTATTACGATCTTGGCAGCTAAAATGCTAGTCACGTCTCCAACATCAACGAGCGGGTTCAACTCCACGATGTCTAGTGCTACAACCTCGCTGGATTTTTCAAATATCTTCTTCAGTACACGCATAAATTCAAAGTGATTTAGCCCGAAGGGCTCCGGATTAGAGACCCCTGGAGCTATTGAAGGATCAAACACATCCATATCAATGCTTATGTAGACTTTGTTGAGGTCGTTTAAATCCACTTCCCCTTTAAGCGCTTCAAGAACGCCGATGACCTTTACGTCCTTACCCGATATGTACTCGAGCTCTTCCTTGCTGTAAGCTCTTGAACCTATGTGAACCACCTTCGTACCATCTTCAACGAGTTTTCTCAGAAATGTTGCGTGGTTTAGTGTTGAACCAAGGTACTCGTTTCGCGCATCTAGATGTGCATCGAACACCACGAGGGTATCTATGTTGTTTTTCAGAGCGCGAACCACCGAGTACGTTAATAGATGCTCGCCCCCAAGCACGACCATTAACCCTGCGTGTTCCTTTACAATACTCTTAGTTACAAACTCGATTCTGTCCAGCGCTATACCGACGTCTCCCGGTGGTAAAACCAAGTCGCCGTAATCTTTAAAACCGGTGTCTTCTATTACGGTGCCCGCCGCTAGGCTGTAAAGCTCTATGTTACATGCAGCATCGCGTATTTTCTGAGGCGCGTATCTTGAACCAGGCCTATAAGTGCTACTCACGTCTAGCGGTATTCCTAGAACCGCTATAGGTGACTCCTCATTTTCTAAGCATGCAAAGGTGTAACTCAGAAGTAGCGTTTTCCACGCCATTTTATTCCTCACGCTTCTGGGCATTTAGTACATATATCAACCAACTAGTTATTTAACTCTAGGCAGCGTGGCTACCCACGTTAAGTAAGGTGATGAGGCTTGGTCAACGGCGACCTTTACGACAAATTAGTAGAAATAGCGAAAAGGAGAGGGGTATTTTGGTCATCGTTTGAGATATACGGCGGTGTAGCGGGATTCTACGATTTCGGGCCCGTGGGGGTACTGATCAAGAGGAACATAGCGAGCTTGTGGTTAAGGCTGTTCGTGTACTCCAAAGAAAACGTTATTGAGGTGGAAACACCGGTAATAAACCCTAGGATAGTGTTCAAAGCCAGCGGCCACGAGGAACACTTCACGGACCCCGTACTTGAGTGTTCGAGGTGCAAACGGGTCTACCGAGCCGATCACCTGATAAGAGATCTCCTGGGATTAAATGTAGAGGGGTGGAGCATCGATGAGATGAATAGGGTTATCGAAGAGCACAACTTAAAGTGCCCTGATTGCGGAGGGGAGTTTAACCCCGTGTTCAACGCATTGCTTCTCTTTACAACGCAAATAGGCCCGTATAGAGGCGAGCTAGCTTACTTAAGGCCAGAGCACGCGCAGGGGATGTTCATAAACTTTCCACACATCCTCAGAATATCGAGGAACAGGCTACCGTTGGGAATAGCGCAGATCGGTAAAGTCGCCAGGAATGAGATCTCTCCACGGCAGGGCCTACTTAGGTTGAGGGAGTTTACAATCATGGAAGTCGAGTTCTTTTTCGACCCCGAGGAAGCCGAGAGAGAAGTCGCTGAAGTGCTAGACGAAGTTAGAGACGAGAAGCTGAGAGTGGTAACGGCTGAAATGAGGCTCCGTGGCGTTGAAGAGCCAGAAGAGTATAGCGTGGAAGAGTCTATCAGCAAGAAGATCGTGAAGACGCCGTGGCTAGCTTACTGGATGGGAATTGGAAACAAACTCGTTAAGAGCCTCGGCATACCCCACGACAAGGTCAGGTTCGTGGAGAAGCTTTTACACGAAAGAGCTCACTACTCGGCTCAAACGTTTGATCAGGAGGTGTATACGAGCCGGTTTGGCTGGATCGAGGTCGCAGGGTATGCCTATAGAACTACTTACGACCTCGAAAAGCACGCCGAGTATAGTAAAGGAGATTTCACGTACTTCAAAAAGTATGAAAAACCCGTAACACTCAGGGTAGAAAAGGCCGTTCCAAATCCTGAATCCATTGAGAGGGTCGCTGGTAAGGACAGGTTTGCGGAGGTAATGAGGTTCTTAGTGGAGCGCAAACCGGAAGACCTGTACATGGAATTAAAGAGCATGGGGTACATAGAAGTGGGCGGGGTTAAATTAACCCCTGACTGCTTCTTTACAAAGACGGAAGAAGTTAAGGTTCACGGTAAGAAAATATACCCGCACGTCGCCGAGCCATCCTTCGGGCTCGAGAGGCTACTCTACGTTGTGCTAGAATACTCGTACACCGAGAGGGATGGGAAAGTCGTCTTGAAGTTACCACCGTATATTGCACCTTACCATGCGGCAGTATTCCCGCTACTCGCGGGCAAGAAACATGAGCACTTGAAAATGGTTGAAGTCGCCAAGAAGGTCTACAAAGACCTCATCGCACGAGGCTTCAGGGTGTTATATGACGAAGAAGGCAGCATTGGTAGGAGGTACGCTAGAGCAGACGAGATAGGGATACCTTATGCAATAACAGTGGACTACCAGACGCTTGAAGACAGCACTGTCACTATCAGGGATAGGGATACAACACAGCAAATACGTATAGGTATAGATGAAGTTGCAAGCTACTTACT harbors:
- a CDS encoding DNA-directed RNA polymerase subunit P, whose translation is MVKYKCGRCGYVFDLEEMVRTYGRQVRCPKCTYEIVYKVARTYRIVKAI
- the glyS gene encoding glycine--tRNA ligase; the protein is MVNGDLYDKLVEIAKRRGVFWSSFEIYGGVAGFYDFGPVGVLIKRNIASLWLRLFVYSKENVIEVETPVINPRIVFKASGHEEHFTDPVLECSRCKRVYRADHLIRDLLGLNVEGWSIDEMNRVIEEHNLKCPDCGGEFNPVFNALLLFTTQIGPYRGELAYLRPEHAQGMFINFPHILRISRNRLPLGIAQIGKVARNEISPRQGLLRLREFTIMEVEFFFDPEEAEREVAEVLDEVRDEKLRVVTAEMRLRGVEEPEEYSVEESISKKIVKTPWLAYWMGIGNKLVKSLGIPHDKVRFVEKLLHERAHYSAQTFDQEVYTSRFGWIEVAGYAYRTTYDLEKHAEYSKGDFTYFKKYEKPVTLRVEKAVPNPESIERVAGKDRFAEVMRFLVERKPEDLYMELKSMGYIEVGGVKLTPDCFFTKTEEVKVHGKKIYPHVAEPSFGLERLLYVVLEYSYTERDGKVVLKLPPYIAPYHAAVFPLLAGKKHEHLKMVEVAKKVYKDLIARGFRVLYDEEGSIGRRYARADEIGIPYAITVDYQTLEDSTVTIRDRDTTQQIRIGIDEVASYLLKALGPGVLVY
- the speB gene encoding agmatinase, which encodes MPRSVRNKMAWKTLLLSYTFACLENEESPIAVLGIPLDVSSTYRPGSRYAPQKIRDAACNIELYSLAAGTVIEDTGFKDYGDLVLPPGDVGIALDRIEFVTKSIVKEHAGLMVVLGGEHLLTYSVVRALKNNIDTLVVFDAHLDARNEYLGSTLNHATFLRKLVEDGTKVVHIGSRAYSKEELEYISGKDVKVIGVLEALKGEVDLNDLNKVYISIDMDVFDPSIAPGVSNPEPFGLNHFEFMRVLKKIFEKSSEVVALDIVELNPLVDVGDVTSILAAKIVIEASGLYLKGREVSRIK